Proteins encoded in a region of the candidate division WOR-3 bacterium genome:
- a CDS encoding metal-dependent hydrolase — MKGITHFTFGLALSTFFPDLLKSAADKGTLDLVWGGIGGYLPDFLDFKIYRFLEKWDFEFEPDPEGKDPEEIINIFEKALKTAWEEKREVRIKLHTLLIGPDLWRRYGIILDEENKRITAYYGPKVNTSQIPVPLEQEERREKSKEFEIPFEYKYREITVDIFSGPSIAFIPEDDKIKIVFIPWHREWTHGFLPATLFSFLLGLFLYLIKSPFYIQNSLIFFIGFMSHGFLDQLGYMGVNFFWPFTKKRIPGFGLAESINPMINFITIWFSVSLIIFNIIRFTPSESYSVNPYIFFLISGVLIPFSLLLLSKLYAQRKGIIFNEEEEDENPFKNF, encoded by the coding sequence ATGAAAGGAATAACCCATTTTACATTCGGACTCGCCCTATCCACCTTTTTCCCTGATCTTCTAAAATCAGCAGCTGATAAAGGCACTCTTGACCTTGTCTGGGGAGGGATAGGTGGATATTTACCTGATTTTTTAGATTTTAAAATATATAGATTCTTAGAAAAATGGGATTTTGAATTTGAGCCAGATCCTGAAGGAAAGGATCCTGAAGAAATTATAAACATTTTTGAAAAGGCATTAAAAACTGCATGGGAAGAAAAAAGGGAAGTAAGAATAAAACTTCATACCCTTTTAATAGGTCCTGATTTATGGAGAAGATACGGAATAATTCTTGATGAGGAAAATAAAAGAATAACAGCCTATTATGGTCCAAAGGTAAATACATCACAGATACCTGTACCCTTAGAGCAGGAAGAAAGAAGAGAAAAATCAAAAGAATTTGAAATTCCATTTGAATATAAATATAGAGAAATAACCGTGGATATCTTCTCTGGACCCTCAATTGCTTTTATACCAGAAGATGATAAAATAAAAATAGTATTTATACCTTGGCACAGGGAATGGACTCACGGGTTTTTACCAGCTACTCTTTTTTCTTTTTTACTCGGTCTCTTTTTATATCTTATTAAAAGCCCTTTTTACATTCAAAACTCCTTGATTTTTTTTATAGGATTTATGTCTCATGGATTTCTCGATCAATTGGGTTATATGGGAGTTAATTTTTTCTGGCCTTTTACAAAAAAAAGAATACCCGGTTTTGGTTTGGCAGAATCAATCAATCCCATGATAAATTTCATAACAATCTGGTTTTCTGTCTCTCTTATTATTTTTAACATTATAAGATTTACACCTTCAGAAAGTTATAGTGTAAACCCTTACATTTTCTTTTTAATTTCAGGAGTTTTAATTCCTTTTTCTCTTTTATTGTTATCAAAACTTTATGCTCAGAGAAAGGGTATAATCTTTAATGAAGAAGAGGAGGACGAAAACCCCTTTAAAAACTTTTAA
- the tgt gene encoding tRNA guanosine(34) transglycosylase Tgt, whose amino-acid sequence MFKIIKKSKENKARVSVLKTIHGEVNLPNFMPVASQGTVKTLSPRDLKEMGVEIIVSNTYHLHLRPGEDLIEKFGGLHKFMGFYGSILTDSGGFQVFSLSDLRRINEEGVEFKSHIDGKRVLFTPYKVIDIQLKLGSDIIMVLDECPSYPSEKSYAEKSLSLTLKWAEKSLEYFKNKTKDLLNRPYIFGISQGSTYIDLRKKGIEKLLEFDFDGYAIGGLAVGEPKEVREEVIKEIINMFPEEKPRYIMGVGYPEDIFFCVENGIDLFDCVLPTRNARTGLVFTSEGKIRIKNSIYLNDDRPLDPECDCFVCRNFSRAYIRHLFNAEEYLGLYLASYHSVYFYINLMRKIRESIKEDRFYEFKEKFFEKYKSD is encoded by the coding sequence ATGTTTAAAATAATAAAAAAATCAAAAGAAAACAAAGCAAGAGTTTCGGTTTTAAAAACTATTCATGGTGAAGTAAATTTGCCAAATTTCATGCCAGTTGCTTCTCAAGGAACAGTTAAAACACTTTCTCCAAGGGATTTAAAGGAAATGGGGGTTGAAATAATAGTTTCAAATACATACCATCTTCATTTAAGACCGGGGGAAGATTTAATTGAAAAATTTGGAGGTCTTCATAAGTTTATGGGTTTTTATGGTTCAATTTTGACTGATTCTGGCGGTTTTCAAGTTTTTTCTCTATCTGATTTAAGAAGGATAAATGAAGAGGGAGTTGAGTTTAAATCTCATATTGATGGTAAAAGGGTTTTGTTTACTCCTTACAAAGTAATTGATATACAGTTAAAACTTGGTTCGGATATTATTATGGTTCTTGATGAATGTCCTTCTTATCCTTCTGAAAAATCCTATGCTGAAAAATCTTTGAGTTTAACTCTTAAGTGGGCTGAAAAAAGTTTAGAATATTTTAAAAATAAAACAAAGGATTTATTAAATAGACCTTATATATTTGGAATTTCCCAGGGTTCAACATACATTGATTTAAGAAAAAAGGGGATTGAGAAACTTCTTGAATTTGATTTTGATGGTTATGCTATTGGAGGTCTTGCAGTTGGTGAGCCAAAAGAAGTAAGGGAAGAAGTAATTAAAGAAATAATAAATATGTTTCCTGAAGAAAAACCAAGATACATTATGGGGGTTGGCTATCCCGAAGATATTTTTTTCTGTGTTGAAAATGGTATAGATCTTTTTGATTGTGTTCTTCCAACGAGAAATGCAAGAACAGGTCTTGTATTTACTTCTGAAGGGAAAATAAGAATCAAAAATTCAATTTATTTAAATGATGATAGACCTTTGGATCCAGAGTGTGATTGTTTTGTTTGCAGAAATTTTTCAAGAGCCTATATAAGACATCTTTTTAATGCTGAAGAGTATCTCGGGCTTTACCTTGCTTCCTATCACTCTGTCTACTTTTACATAAATTTGATGAGAAAAATAAGAGAAAGCATAAAGGAGGATAGGTTTTATGAGTTTAAGGAAAAATTTTTTGAAAAATATAAATCGGATTGA